A genomic window from Accipiter gentilis chromosome 1, bAccGen1.1, whole genome shotgun sequence includes:
- the DCAF17 gene encoding DDB1- and CUL4-associated factor 17 isoform X1 — protein sequence MCPQAAASAAGGRRAASWALGAHNVCRFLTRRAHGFYARDAGVAHRKNLGLLRKIICQESTKFKNVWTTHSASPIAYERGRIYLDNYQCCISSIAQEPRILYQKPKCSKSEKIEDALLLECPLGEMLPSPSDYKSSLIVLTVQNWLLRLSADSGEILEKIYLAGSCCKFRYLSWDTPQEVMVVKSAQNKLPAAARQAGIQQSVLFYLAVFQVLPLSFIGMLEINKKIFGNSVTDVAISNGILIVMYSMGLVRLYNFQAILEQFMEQPLDLGREFNWSGQVGVVGKYPFGLPCNIKITDTPPLLFEASSLENAFQIGGYPWHYIITPNKKKHKGVFHICSLKDNALAKNGIQDMKCCSLEPDWIYFHPDMSGRIIHVGPNLIKVLKLKEVKNNTDQMEIAEDFTIVANRENCVNNAVTVTASGRVVKKRFNLLDDDPEQETFKIVDYEDELDLLSTVAVTQIGADGKAHLDFHCNEHGILLKSIPLLESWDVTYSHEVYFDKDLVLHIEQKPNRRFSCYVYQMVCDTAKDDECSSHEKTERVFCKKGGRIFEYI from the exons ATGTGCCCGCAGGCAGCCGCCTCAGCCGCCGGCGGCAGGAGGGCCGCCTCCTGGGCGCTCGGGGCTCACAACGTCTGCCGCTTCCTCACCCGCAGGGCCCACGGCTTTTACGCCAGAGATGCTGGTGTCGCCCACAGAAAAAACCTGGGACTCCTCAGAAAGATAATATGCCAG GAAAGTACTAAATTCAAGAACGTTTGGACAACTCATTCTGCATCTCCTATTGCAtatgaaagaggaagaatttaCTTAGACAATTACCAGTGCTGTATTAGCAG CATTGCCCAAGAACCAAGAATACTTTATCAAAAGCCAAAGTGTTCTAAGTCAGAAAAAATAGAAGATGCTTTATTATTGGAATGCCCACTG GGGGAAATGCTCCCAAGTCCATCAGACTATAAATCTTCCTTGATAGTCTTGACAGTGCAGAACTGGCTTCTACGTCTCTCTGCTGATAGTGGAGAAATACTAGAGAAAATATACCTTGCTGGTTCCTGTTGCAAATTCAG ATATCTGAGCTGGGATACTCCTCAGGAGGTAATGGTTGTAAAGTCAGCTCAGAATAAGCTCCCTGCAGCAGCACGGCAG GCAGGTATTCAACAGTCTGTATTGTTCTATCTTGCTGTATTCCAAGTTTTGCCTCTTTCATTCATTGGAATGctagaaataaacaaaaag atatttggTAATAGTGTGACAGATGTTGCTATTTCTAATGGAATCCTGATTGTAATGTATAGCATGGGTCTGGTCAGGCTCTATAACTTCCAGGCCATCTTGGAACAG TTCATGGAACAGCCATTAGATTTGGGACGTGAATTCAACTGGAGTGGTCAAGTGGGAGTTGTAGGAAAGTATCCATTTGGTCTTCCATGTAACATTAAAATAACAG ATACGCCGCCTTTGCTATTTGAAGCATCTTCTCTGGAGAATGCATTTCAAATTGGAGGTTACCCTTGGCATTATATCATAACACCTAACAAGAAAAAGCATAAAGGAGTCTTCCATATTTGTTCTCTGAAAGACAATGCTTTG gCAAAAAATGGCATACAAGATATGAAATGCTGTTCACTGGAACCTGATTGGATATATTTCCATCCAGATATGTCAGGTAGAATAATCCACGTGGGACCAAATTTGATAAA AGTCTTGAAGCTTaaggaagttaaaaataatacagatcaAATGGAGATTGCAGAAGATTTTACAATCGTGGCCAACAGAGAAAACTGT gTGAACAACGCTGTTACTGTAACAGCTTCTGGTCGAGTGGTAAAAAAGCGTTTTAACTTGCTGGATGATGACCCAGAACAAGAG aCATTCAAAATTGTGGACTATGAAGACGAATTGGATTTGTTATCCACTGTGGCAGTTACTCAAATAGGAGCTGATGGAAAAGCACACCTTGACTTCCATTGTAATGAACATGGGATTCTACTTAAGAGTATTCCATTACTGGAGTCCTGGGATGTG actTATAGTCATGAAGTTTACTTTGACAAAGACCTTGTATTACATATAGAACAGAAGCCTAACAGGAGGTTCAGTTGTTACGTTTACCAAATGGTCTGTGATACTGCAAAAGATGATGAATGTTCAAGCcatgaaaaaacagaaagagtGTTTTGtaaaaaaggagggagaattTTTGAATATATTTAA
- the DCAF17 gene encoding DDB1- and CUL4-associated factor 17 isoform X2: MEFPQQNKGIGSSLQESTKFKNVWTTHSASPIAYERGRIYLDNYQCCISSIAQEPRILYQKPKCSKSEKIEDALLLECPLGEMLPSPSDYKSSLIVLTVQNWLLRLSADSGEILEKIYLAGSCCKFRYLSWDTPQEVMVVKSAQNKLPAAARQAGIQQSVLFYLAVFQVLPLSFIGMLEINKKIFGNSVTDVAISNGILIVMYSMGLVRLYNFQAILEQFMEQPLDLGREFNWSGQVGVVGKYPFGLPCNIKITDTPPLLFEASSLENAFQIGGYPWHYIITPNKKKHKGVFHICSLKDNALAKNGIQDMKCCSLEPDWIYFHPDMSGRIIHVGPNLIKVLKLKEVKNNTDQMEIAEDFTIVANRENCVNNAVTVTASGRVVKKRFNLLDDDPEQETFKIVDYEDELDLLSTVAVTQIGADGKAHLDFHCNEHGILLKSIPLLESWDVTYSHEVYFDKDLVLHIEQKPNRRFSCYVYQMVCDTAKDDECSSHEKTERVFCKKGGRIFEYI, encoded by the exons ATGGAGTTCCCACAACAAAATAAGGGAATCGGCAGCAGTCTTCAG GAAAGTACTAAATTCAAGAACGTTTGGACAACTCATTCTGCATCTCCTATTGCAtatgaaagaggaagaatttaCTTAGACAATTACCAGTGCTGTATTAGCAG CATTGCCCAAGAACCAAGAATACTTTATCAAAAGCCAAAGTGTTCTAAGTCAGAAAAAATAGAAGATGCTTTATTATTGGAATGCCCACTG GGGGAAATGCTCCCAAGTCCATCAGACTATAAATCTTCCTTGATAGTCTTGACAGTGCAGAACTGGCTTCTACGTCTCTCTGCTGATAGTGGAGAAATACTAGAGAAAATATACCTTGCTGGTTCCTGTTGCAAATTCAG ATATCTGAGCTGGGATACTCCTCAGGAGGTAATGGTTGTAAAGTCAGCTCAGAATAAGCTCCCTGCAGCAGCACGGCAG GCAGGTATTCAACAGTCTGTATTGTTCTATCTTGCTGTATTCCAAGTTTTGCCTCTTTCATTCATTGGAATGctagaaataaacaaaaag atatttggTAATAGTGTGACAGATGTTGCTATTTCTAATGGAATCCTGATTGTAATGTATAGCATGGGTCTGGTCAGGCTCTATAACTTCCAGGCCATCTTGGAACAG TTCATGGAACAGCCATTAGATTTGGGACGTGAATTCAACTGGAGTGGTCAAGTGGGAGTTGTAGGAAAGTATCCATTTGGTCTTCCATGTAACATTAAAATAACAG ATACGCCGCCTTTGCTATTTGAAGCATCTTCTCTGGAGAATGCATTTCAAATTGGAGGTTACCCTTGGCATTATATCATAACACCTAACAAGAAAAAGCATAAAGGAGTCTTCCATATTTGTTCTCTGAAAGACAATGCTTTG gCAAAAAATGGCATACAAGATATGAAATGCTGTTCACTGGAACCTGATTGGATATATTTCCATCCAGATATGTCAGGTAGAATAATCCACGTGGGACCAAATTTGATAAA AGTCTTGAAGCTTaaggaagttaaaaataatacagatcaAATGGAGATTGCAGAAGATTTTACAATCGTGGCCAACAGAGAAAACTGT gTGAACAACGCTGTTACTGTAACAGCTTCTGGTCGAGTGGTAAAAAAGCGTTTTAACTTGCTGGATGATGACCCAGAACAAGAG aCATTCAAAATTGTGGACTATGAAGACGAATTGGATTTGTTATCCACTGTGGCAGTTACTCAAATAGGAGCTGATGGAAAAGCACACCTTGACTTCCATTGTAATGAACATGGGATTCTACTTAAGAGTATTCCATTACTGGAGTCCTGGGATGTG actTATAGTCATGAAGTTTACTTTGACAAAGACCTTGTATTACATATAGAACAGAAGCCTAACAGGAGGTTCAGTTGTTACGTTTACCAAATGGTCTGTGATACTGCAAAAGATGATGAATGTTCAAGCcatgaaaaaacagaaagagtGTTTTGtaaaaaaggagggagaattTTTGAATATATTTAA